Sequence from the Curtobacterium sp. MCLR17_007 genome:
CCCGCGCCGAACACCCCGCCGAGGAGCATCGACAGTGGCACGAGCCACGCGTTGTCCATGTCAGCAAGTGTAGGAGTGGTCACACGCGGTTCCGACACCGTTCACCACCGTTCCCAGGCCGGATCGCGAAGCGTTCAGGCCCGGGACACCGACCGTTCACCTGGGCTGACGACACTCTCCCGGTACGCAGAGAGAGGCACATCCCCCATGCGCGAAGTCTTCCAACAGGAACTCCAGGACGTCCAAGAGCGTCTCGCCGAGATCGCCGGGCTCGTCGAGTCCGCGATCACTCGGGCCACGCAGTCGTTCACCGAGTCCGACGTGGCCCTCGCCGAAGAGGTGATCGCGGACGACCAGAAGATCGACGACGCGGCTTCGAGCCTCGACGAGATCGCGATCGACATCCTCGCCCGACAGGCCCCGGTCGCCCGCGACCTGCGCGTCGTCGTGACCGCGCTGCGTGTCAGCTCGTCGCTCGAGCGCATGGGCGACATGGCCGAGCACATCGCGCAGCTCACCCGCCAGCGCTTCCCCGAGAAGGTCGTGCCGAAGGGGTTGCGCGGCACCTTCAAGAAGATGGGCCAGCTCGACGTCGCGATGGCGCAGAAGCTCACGCGTCTGCTGGCGACCGAGGACATCGCGCTCGCTGGCGAGATCCGGGACGAGGACGACGCCATCGACGAGCTGCACGCCAGCGTGTTCGACTTCGTGCTCGGTGAGACGTGGAAGGGTGCCCCGATCGACACCGTCGACGCCACCCTGGCGTCCCGGTACCACGAGCGCTTCGCCGACCACGCGGTCTCGATCGCGAAGAAGGTCGAGTACCTGGCCACCGGCGACTGGGTCGGTTCGACCAACCCCTGAATCGCGTCCCGACCGGCCGATCCCGCTCCCCGCGGGGCCGGCCGTTCGTGCGTCCGGCGCGCGCCCGTCGGTCTGGGAGGATCGAGGACATGGCCCAGGTCGCGATCATCGTCAACGGCATGCCCGCCTCGGGCAAGAGCACGATCGGAGCAGCCCTCGCCGAGGTGCTCGGCTGCCCGTTCCTGTCGAAGGACCGGATCAAGGAGCCCCTCGCCGACATCGCCGGTCCGATGATCCCGTCACGCGAGCTCGGCGCGATCGCGATGAGCACGATGTGGCAGATGGCCGGAGCGGTCGACAACGGCGTGGTCCTCGACGCCGTCTGGCTGCCGTCGCGTGACCGTGCCTTCCTGGAGGCCGGGCTCGCCACCGCAGGGTCGCCGCGCGTCGTCGAGGTGTGGTGCCACGTCGACGCGGCGACCGCCCGCGGCCGGCTGGCGGACCGGTACGACCCCGGCTCGCCGCTGCGCCACGAGGTGCACGGCGACCTGGCTGACGTCCTGGCGTTCTGGGACGAGCACGGTGCCACGGCCGGCCCCATGGACATCGGCCCGGTCGTCCGGGTGGACACCACGGCACCATACGACGTGGGCGAACTCGTCCAGGAGATCGCGTCGCACTTCGTCTGACGGCAGCGCGGACACACGAACGCCCCACCCGTTGCCGGGCGGGGCGTTCGTTCGTCCGTCGTGCTACTTCTTGGCGCCCTGGGCGGCGACCGCGGCGGCTCCGGCAGCGGCGGCCTCGGGGTCGAGGTAGCGCGAGGGCCCGGTCGGACGGAAGTCGTCGTCGAGCTCGTACACCAGCGGGATGCCCGTCGGGATGTTGAGGCCCGCGATGTCGTCGTCCGAGATGCCGTCGAGGTGCTTCACGAGCGCGCGCAGGGAGTTGCCGTGCGCGGTGACGAGGACCGTCTTGCCCGCGGCGAGGTCCTTCGTGATGTCCGACTCCCAGTACGGCAGCAGCCGCTCGATGACGAGCGCGAGTGACTCGGTGCGGGGCAGGTCGTCACCGAGGTCGGCATAGCGGCGGTCGCCGTGCTGCGACCACTCGGCGTCGTCGGCGATGGGGGGCGGCGGGACGTCGAACGAACGGCGCCACTCCATGAACTGCTGCTCGCCGTACTGCGCGAGGGTCTGGGCCTTGTCCTTGCCCTGCAGGTCGCCGTAGTGCCGCTCGTTGAGGCGCCAGTCGCGCTTGACCGGCAGCCATGCCAGGTCGGCTTCGAGCAGGGCGATGTCGGCGGTCTGGATCGCCCGCGTCAGGAGCGAGGTGTACAGGACGTCGGGGACGATGCCGGACTCGGCGATGAGCTCGCCGGCGCGCTTCGCCTCCTTCTCGCCCAGCTCGGAGAGCCGGACGTCGACCCAACCGGTGAACAGGTTCTTCTGGTTCCAGTCACTGTTGCCGTGACGGAGCAGGACGAGCGTGGAGGTCATGCCCCGGAGTCTACCGAGCGGGCCGCTCCCCGTAGCCTGGTCGCATGCCGATCGGGAACGTCACGCGCGGGACGACCGGGCACAACCGGTTGCGTCGCGTCGACCGGTGGATCGCGTCACTGCCCGCGCTGCGGCGGACCGCGGACCCCCTCGTGGCAGACGTCGGCTACGGCGCCAGCCCCACGACGACGCTCGAGCTGCGCGACCGCCTGGCCCTGGTGCGGCCCGACGTCGAGGTCACCGGCATCGAGATCGAGCCGTCCCGGGTCGCCCTGGCGAACGCGGGGGCCCGCGATGGCGTGACCTTCCGGTTGGGCGGGTTCGAGACCCCGACACCCGGGGGTCGTCGCGCGGCGGTGATCCGGGCGTTCAACGTGCTGCGGCAGTACGACGAGTCCGAGGTCGCCGCGTCGTGGCGGGTCATGCAGGACCGGCTGCAGCCCGGCGGTGCGCTCGTCGAGGGCACGTGCAACGAGGTCGGACGGGTGGCCTCGTGGGTGACGCTCGACGACGTCGCACCGCGCACGTTCACGGTGTCGCTCCGTCTGGCCGAGCTGGACGTGCCGAGCATCGTCGCGGAACGGCTGCCGAAGGCCCTGATCCACCGGAACGTGCCTGGCGAGCGCGTGCACGCCTTCCTGCGCGACCTCGACCTGGCGTGGGCCGTCGCCGCACCGCTGGGCACCTACGGCCCACGGCAGCGGTGGCTCGCGGCGGTCGCGGGCATGCGGGACCGCGGGTGGCCGGTGTTGCACGGCACGACCCGGTGGCGGCTCGGCGAGCTCAGCGTCCCGTGGTCGGCCGTCGCCCCGCGCTGACGGCGGTCGGATGCGTGCGCGGGGTCAGGAGCGCTTGACGGCCCCGAGGCGGGGCAGCCGCGGCACGTTCGCGGTCGCGCCGGCCTGTGGCGGGACGATGGTCTCCTGCGCCGCCGTGACCACGACGTCGTCCACCGTCAGCGTCAGCGTCGCCACCGGGTCGAGCGAGCGCTTGAGGACAGCCAGCCCGATCGGCCCGAGCTCGTGGTGCACCGCCGACGCCGCCAGCCGCCCCA
This genomic interval carries:
- the phoU gene encoding phosphate signaling complex protein PhoU; its protein translation is MREVFQQELQDVQERLAEIAGLVESAITRATQSFTESDVALAEEVIADDQKIDDAASSLDEIAIDILARQAPVARDLRVVVTALRVSSSLERMGDMAEHIAQLTRQRFPEKVVPKGLRGTFKKMGQLDVAMAQKLTRLLATEDIALAGEIRDEDDAIDELHASVFDFVLGETWKGAPIDTVDATLASRYHERFADHAVSIAKKVEYLATGDWVGSTNP
- a CDS encoding AAA family ATPase, which encodes MAQVAIIVNGMPASGKSTIGAALAEVLGCPFLSKDRIKEPLADIAGPMIPSRELGAIAMSTMWQMAGAVDNGVVLDAVWLPSRDRAFLEAGLATAGSPRVVEVWCHVDAATARGRLADRYDPGSPLRHEVHGDLADVLAFWDEHGATAGPMDIGPVVRVDTTAPYDVGELVQEIASHFV
- a CDS encoding phosphoglyceromutase; the encoded protein is MTSTLVLLRHGNSDWNQKNLFTGWVDVRLSELGEKEAKRAGELIAESGIVPDVLYTSLLTRAIQTADIALLEADLAWLPVKRDWRLNERHYGDLQGKDKAQTLAQYGEQQFMEWRRSFDVPPPPIADDAEWSQHGDRRYADLGDDLPRTESLALVIERLLPYWESDITKDLAAGKTVLVTAHGNSLRALVKHLDGISDDDIAGLNIPTGIPLVYELDDDFRPTGPSRYLDPEAAAAGAAAVAAQGAKK
- a CDS encoding class I SAM-dependent methyltransferase; amino-acid sequence: MPIGNVTRGTTGHNRLRRVDRWIASLPALRRTADPLVADVGYGASPTTTLELRDRLALVRPDVEVTGIEIEPSRVALANAGARDGVTFRLGGFETPTPGGRRAAVIRAFNVLRQYDESEVAASWRVMQDRLQPGGALVEGTCNEVGRVASWVTLDDVAPRTFTVSLRLAELDVPSIVAERLPKALIHRNVPGERVHAFLRDLDLAWAVAAPLGTYGPRQRWLAAVAGMRDRGWPVLHGTTRWRLGELSVPWSAVAPR